The proteins below are encoded in one region of Loxodonta africana isolate mLoxAfr1 chromosome 5, mLoxAfr1.hap2, whole genome shotgun sequence:
- the SPARCL1 gene encoding SPARC-like protein 1, with protein sequence MKTVIVFLYILGAVAAIPTNARFFSDHSKPTAGSLSSIQQAEASVTPDNTAIPIVGIEDSENEKETAVPIEDRPNYEAEKSSILNSKEENHEQSEDQDQNYSEELGLKDEEDSDGSLGVNLEHKPTEGTLDLKENMTVPQKKNLPENTDFLAPDISSTGDYSQQESITEKEQNQDHQLNRSSKHSQDLSDQGNQEQNPNIFKGEEAEEPSEVDTHNDNQETEEEFPKEHSNSDQEEDSTQPDDILEQPSQLTQVSKMQKEEFEQGNQEQEEDNSKAEMEEENTSKISKHIQDTEWQSQEGKAGLEIISTHKEMDKKTVPETLVVEPTDDGNTMPRNHEAEDGGDGPRHNPGDDYFIPSQAFLESERAQSNYYHINNEEPKEAHENESVDRSGPGESQGAKKAESSPNDDESSSEDNVRVESVDSCMGFQCKRGHVCKADLQGKPHCVCQDPVTCPPTKLLDQVCGTDNQTYASSCHLFATKCRLEGTKKGHQLQLDYFGACKSIPVCTDFEVNQFPLRMRDWLKNILIQLYEHNPEHAGYLNEKQRNKVKKIYLDEKRLLAGDHPIDLLLRDFKKNYHMYVYPVHWQFSELDQHPMDRILTHSELAPLRASLVPMEHCITRFFEECDPNKDKHITLKEWGHCFGIKEEDIDENLLF encoded by the exons ATGAAGACTGTGATAGTTTTCCTATACATCTTGGGCGCTGTGGCTGCAATCCCG acaAATGCAAGGTTCTTCTCTGATCATTCCAAACCAACTGCCGGTTCTTTGAGTTCCATCCAGCAGGCTGAAGCTTCAGTAACACCTGACAACACTGCAATTCCTATTGTAGGGATTGAAGATtcggaaaatgaaaaagaaactgcAGTGCCTATAGAAGACCGTCCCAACTATGAG gctGAAAAATCTTCAATACTAAACTCAAAAGAGGAAAACCATGAACAATCAGAAGATCAGGATCAGAATTACAGTGAAGAGCTGGGACTGAAAGATGAAGAGGACAGTGATGGTAGCTTAGGTGTGAATTTGGAACACAAACCAACTGAAGGAACACTGGACCTAAAAGAAAATATGACTGTTCCTCAAAAGAAAAATCTCCCAGAGAACACTGACTTCCTTGCTCCTGATATTAGTTCCACTGGGGATTATAGCCAACAAGAAAGTATCACAGAGAAAGAGCAAAATCAAGATCATCAGTTGAACAGGAGCAGCAAACATAGCCAAGACCTAAGTGACCAAGGAAATCAAGAGCAGAATCCAAATATTTTCAAAGGGGAAGAGGCAGAAGAGCCAAGTGAAGTTGATACTCACAACGATAACCAAGAAACGGAGGAAGAATTTCCCAAGGAACATTCTAACAGCGATCAGGAAGAAGACAGCACCCAGCCTGATGATATTTTAGAACAGCCCAGTCAACTAACTCAAGTTAGCAAGATGCAGAAGGAAGAATTTGAGCAGGGTAACCAAGAACAGGAAGAGGATAATTCCAAAGCAGAAATGGAAGAGGAAAACACATCAAAAATCAGTAAGCATATTCAAGATACTGAATGGCAGAGCCAAGAGGGAAAAGCTGGCCTTGAAATTATCAGCACCCACAAGGAGATGGATAAAAAGACTGTTCCTGAAACTTTGGTCGTGGAGCCTACTGATGATGGTAACACCATGCCCAGAAATCATGAAGctgaggatggtggtgatggcccCAGGCACAACCCTGGTGATGACTACTTCATCCCAAGCCAGGCCTTCCTGGAGAGTGAAAGAGCTCAATCCAATTACTATCACATCAACAACGAAGAGCCAAAAGAAGCACATGAGAATGAGAGTGTCGATAGGAGTGGACCTGGAGAATCCCAGGGG GCCAAGAAAGCGGAGAGCTCACCTAATGACGATGAGAGTTCAAGTGAAGATAACGTGAGGGTGGAGAGTGTTG ATTCTTGCATGGGTTTCCAGTGTAAAAGAGGACACGTTTGTAAGGCTGACCTACAGGGAAAACCCCACTGTGTTTGCCAAGATCCAGTGACTTGTCCTCCTACAAAACTGCTTGACCAA GTTTGTGGCACTGACAATCAGACCTATGCTAGCTCCTGTCATCTGTTTGCTACCAAGTGCAGACTGGAAGGAACCAAAAAGGGGCACCAACTGCAACTGGATTATTTTGGAGCCTGCAAAT CTATTCCTGTTTGCACGGACTTTGAAGTGAATCAGTTTCCTCTACGGATGAGAGACTGGCTCAAGAATATCCTCATACAGCTTTATGAACATAACCCTGAACATGCTGGATATCTAAATGAGAAGCAGAGGAATAAA GTCAAGAAAATTTACCTGGATGAAAAGAGGCTCCTGGCTGGGGACCATCCTATTGACCTTCTCTTAAGAGACTTTAAGAAAAACTACCACATGTATGTGTATCCTGTGCACTGGCAATTCAGTGAACTTGACCAACATCCCATGGATAG AATCTTGACACATTCAGAGCTTGCACCTTTGCGAGCATCTCTGGTGCCCATGGAACACTGCATAACTCGCTTCTTTGAGGAGTGTGACCCCAACAAGGATAAGCACATCACCCTGAAGGAGTGGGGCCACTGCTTTGGAATTAAAGAAG aAGACATAGATGAAAATCTCCTGTTTTGA